The following coding sequences lie in one Amycolatopsis cihanbeyliensis genomic window:
- a CDS encoding glycoside hydrolase domain-containing protein translates to MRTPRAVTGLLAGALTGACLLGGTAEATDPVDPMDPVDTVDTVDTRTVDYRGYVVQVPPTWRVVDLAERPDACVRFDTPTVYLGRPGDQASCAGDAVGRRAGLLLQPLDPATIAAAEGVPARARPGTAAPASAALDPAGAAWRDGGFELAVEAAGVLATAVHNGTDGAAIAEVLRSASLSGAATPESLPREPASAEAVAAVAAQPGTYRGKGFDACAAPSSSAMDAWRSSPYQAIGVYISGNMRACGQGNLTANWVSRQVGRDWRLMPIHVGPQAPCTDYRSRFSSNQATAKQQGVAEANTAVAAAKRLGLGEGTAIYLDIEAYSRTSSCSGAVLAHTSGWTERLHQHGYLSGFYSSGGSGVSDMNDHHGSTRYTLPDHIWGAWWNGSADTDFGRYLDDGKWANGQRIKQYHGPITERHGGVSINIDRNYLDVRAGNPPEPDPCVTARLDFSEYPALSAGSTGAPVTAAQCLLRAAGHEMGEGDPSGELDEPTMSAVREFQGKVGLSVTGEVDSHTWTALLSAGTTPLLRDGASGAAVSRVQRALNAARSAGLTVDGLFGPNTESAVRGYQSSRGLGVDGVVGPNTWAALQSGK, encoded by the coding sequence ATGCGGACTCCCCGTGCCGTCACCGGACTGCTCGCCGGAGCGCTCACCGGTGCCTGCCTGCTCGGCGGCACCGCCGAGGCCACGGACCCCGTGGACCCCATGGATCCTGTGGACACTGTGGACACTGTGGACACCAGGACCGTCGACTACCGGGGTTACGTGGTGCAGGTGCCGCCGACCTGGCGGGTGGTCGACCTGGCCGAGCGCCCCGACGCCTGCGTGCGCTTCGACACCCCCACGGTCTATCTCGGTCGTCCCGGTGACCAGGCATCCTGCGCCGGCGACGCCGTCGGAAGGCGGGCAGGCCTGTTGCTGCAACCGTTGGACCCCGCGACCATCGCGGCGGCCGAGGGCGTGCCGGCGCGGGCCCGGCCCGGTACCGCGGCACCCGCTTCGGCCGCGCTCGACCCGGCCGGAGCCGCCTGGCGGGACGGCGGCTTCGAACTCGCGGTGGAGGCGGCGGGCGTGCTGGCCACCGCGGTGCACAACGGGACAGACGGCGCCGCCATCGCTGAGGTGCTGCGTTCCGCCTCCCTGAGCGGCGCGGCCACCCCGGAATCGCTGCCGAGGGAACCGGCCTCGGCGGAGGCGGTCGCGGCGGTGGCCGCGCAGCCGGGCACGTACCGGGGCAAGGGCTTCGACGCCTGCGCCGCACCCTCCAGCTCGGCGATGGACGCCTGGCGTTCCTCGCCGTACCAGGCGATCGGCGTCTACATCAGCGGCAACATGCGCGCCTGCGGGCAGGGCAACCTCACCGCGAACTGGGTGAGCAGGCAGGTGGGGAGGGATTGGCGGCTGATGCCGATCCATGTCGGCCCGCAGGCGCCGTGCACCGACTACCGCAGCCGCTTCTCCAGCAACCAGGCGACCGCGAAGCAGCAGGGCGTGGCCGAGGCGAACACGGCCGTGGCCGCGGCCAAACGACTCGGGCTCGGCGAGGGCACCGCGATCTACCTGGATATCGAGGCCTACTCGCGCACCAGCAGTTGCAGCGGCGCGGTGCTGGCGCACACCAGCGGCTGGACCGAGCGGCTGCACCAGCACGGCTACCTCTCCGGCTTCTACTCCAGCGGCGGTTCAGGGGTCTCCGATATGAACGACCATCACGGCAGCACCCGCTACACGCTGCCGGACCACATCTGGGGCGCGTGGTGGAACGGTTCGGCCGACACCGACTTCGGCCGCTACCTCGACGACGGCAAGTGGGCGAACGGGCAGCGGATCAAGCAGTACCACGGGCCGATCACCGAGCGGCACGGTGGCGTGTCGATCAACATCGACCGCAACTACCTGGACGTCCGGGCGGGCAACCCGCCGGAGCCCGACCCCTGCGTGACCGCCCGGCTGGACTTTTCCGAGTACCCCGCGCTGTCCGCGGGCAGCACCGGCGCCCCGGTGACCGCGGCGCAGTGCCTGCTGCGGGCGGCGGGCCACGAGATGGGCGAGGGCGACCCGTCCGGGGAGCTGGACGAGCCGACCATGTCGGCGGTCCGCGAGTTCCAGGGCAAGGTCGGGCTGAGCGTCACCGGCGAGGTCGATTCGCATACCTGGACGGCGTTGCTGTCGGCGGGTACGACCCCGTTGTTGCGGGACGGTGCTTCGGGTGCGGCGGTGTCGCGGGTGCAGCGGGCGTTGAACGCGGCCAGGTCGGCGGGGCTCACGGTGGATGGCCTGTTCGGGCCGAATACCGAGTCGGCGGTGCGGGGGTACCAGTCCTCGCGGGGGCTCGGTGTGGACGGGGTCGTCGGGCCGAACACCTGGGCCGCGCTGCAGTCCGGCAAGTGA
- a CDS encoding ABC transporter ATP-binding protein, which yields MRQDQRLEIDRISKRYGSVVALREMTFDVRAGELFGFVGSNGAGKTTAMRIALGVLSADSGEVRWAGGPITLENRRHIGYMPEERGLYPKMKVAEQLIYLARLHGMSRSEAQRSARAWMERLGVAERREDEVQKLSLGNQQRVQLAAALVHNPEILVLDEPFSGLDPVAVDVMSAVLKEKCARGTPVVFSSHQLDLVERLCDRVGIVRSGQMVACGTVAELSSGGNTRLVVDAPLAPRGWADRIAGVSTVGYEDGKSVLELGPGADDQLVLTAAMETPPVREFARRQPSLTELFRNVVTENGASEGRAA from the coding sequence ATGAGACAGGACCAGCGCTTGGAGATCGACCGGATCTCCAAGCGGTACGGATCGGTGGTCGCGCTGCGCGAGATGACCTTCGATGTCCGGGCGGGTGAGCTGTTCGGGTTCGTCGGCAGCAACGGCGCGGGCAAGACCACCGCGATGCGGATCGCGCTCGGCGTACTGTCGGCGGACTCCGGCGAGGTCCGCTGGGCCGGCGGGCCGATCACGCTGGAGAACCGGCGGCACATCGGCTACATGCCGGAGGAACGCGGGCTGTACCCGAAGATGAAGGTGGCCGAGCAGCTGATCTACCTGGCACGGCTGCACGGCATGTCCAGGTCCGAGGCGCAGCGGTCCGCGCGGGCGTGGATGGAGCGGCTCGGCGTGGCCGAGCGGCGCGAGGACGAGGTGCAGAAGCTCAGCCTCGGTAACCAGCAGCGGGTGCAGCTCGCCGCGGCGCTGGTGCACAACCCGGAGATCCTGGTGCTGGACGAACCGTTCTCCGGGCTGGACCCGGTGGCGGTGGACGTGATGAGTGCCGTGCTCAAGGAGAAGTGTGCGCGGGGCACGCCGGTGGTGTTCTCCAGCCACCAGCTCGACCTCGTCGAGCGGCTGTGCGACCGGGTCGGAATCGTCCGAAGTGGACAGATGGTGGCCTGTGGCACGGTCGCCGAGCTGTCCTCCGGCGGCAACACCCGGCTGGTGGTGGACGCCCCGCTGGCGCCGCGGGGCTGGGCGGACCGGATCGCCGGGGTCAGCACCGTCGGCTACGAGGACGGTAAGTCCGTGCTCGAGCTCGGCCCCGGCGCCGATGACCAGCTCGTGCTCACGGCCGCCATGGAGACCCCTCCGGTGCGCGAGTTCGCGCGCAGGCAGCCGAGCCTGACCGAGCTGTTCCGCAACGTCGTCACCGAGAACGGCGCGAGCGAAGGGAGAGCGGCATGA
- a CDS encoding ABC transporter permease produces the protein MNSILLVAAREISTRLRSKAYVITTMLLLILIVAFTVVMKLISGSGGADATVGVTAQNGGLAAPMRAAATTVGQTVQTPTVASEAAGRERVESGELDALLVGDGSRVEVVVDQDLDRDLRTALNVLASQLALNQEITGLGGDPARVNAAVAEAAVQVRPINAPNDYGPEQLVIGIIVGGLIYMSVLINGQLVAQGVVEEKTSRVVELLLSTIRPWQLMAGKVLGIGTIGLLQMAAIAIVGVVSGLSTGTLTLSISAAAGTVTWLIVWYLLGFFCYAMVFAALGALVSRQEDVGGAVTPPLMLIIAGWVVGISVLPSDPGNSLAETMSIIPAFAPTLMPMRLAMGGVPVWQAALALALVAAMIPALIWLAGRIYRNAVMRTGAKVKFRDALRTT, from the coding sequence ATGAACTCCATCCTCCTCGTGGCCGCGCGGGAGATCAGCACGCGGCTGCGCTCCAAGGCCTACGTGATCACCACCATGCTGCTGCTGATCCTGATCGTCGCCTTCACCGTGGTGATGAAGCTGATCAGCGGGAGCGGTGGGGCGGACGCCACGGTCGGTGTCACCGCCCAGAACGGCGGTCTCGCCGCGCCGATGCGTGCCGCGGCGACCACCGTGGGCCAGACCGTGCAGACTCCGACCGTCGCGAGCGAGGCCGCGGGCCGGGAACGGGTCGAGTCCGGGGAGCTGGACGCCCTGCTGGTCGGCGACGGCAGCCGGGTCGAGGTGGTCGTCGACCAGGATCTGGACCGCGACCTGCGCACCGCGCTGAACGTGCTGGCCAGCCAGCTCGCGCTGAACCAGGAGATCACCGGCCTCGGCGGCGATCCGGCGCGGGTGAACGCGGCGGTGGCCGAGGCTGCCGTGCAGGTCCGACCGATCAACGCGCCGAACGACTACGGGCCGGAGCAGCTGGTCATCGGCATCATCGTCGGCGGCCTGATCTACATGTCGGTGTTGATCAACGGCCAGCTCGTCGCGCAGGGCGTGGTCGAGGAGAAGACCAGCAGGGTGGTGGAGCTGCTGCTGTCCACCATCCGGCCGTGGCAGCTCATGGCGGGCAAGGTGCTCGGCATCGGCACGATCGGCCTGCTCCAGATGGCCGCGATCGCGATCGTCGGGGTGGTCTCCGGGCTGAGCACGGGCACGCTGACCCTTTCCATCTCGGCGGCCGCGGGTACGGTGACCTGGCTCATCGTCTGGTACCTGCTCGGGTTCTTCTGCTACGCCATGGTGTTCGCCGCGCTGGGCGCGCTGGTCTCCCGGCAGGAGGATGTCGGCGGCGCGGTCACCCCGCCGCTGATGCTGATCATCGCGGGCTGGGTGGTCGGCATCTCCGTCCTGCCGAGCGACCCCGGAAACTCGCTCGCCGAGACGATGTCGATCATCCCGGCCTTCGCCCCGACGCTGATGCCGATGCGGCTGGCGATGGGCGGGGTACCGGTATGGCAGGCCGCGCTGGCGCTCGCACTGGTGGCCGCGATGATCCCGGCACTGATCTGGCTCGCCGGCCGGATCTACCGCAACGCCGTGATGCGCACCGGCGCCAAGGTCAAGTTCCGGGACGCCCTCCGCACCACCTGA
- a CDS encoding SPFH domain-containing protein — translation MAEKRADVADDIQLDMPKPQVTERAARSVNGFPMVGVVLLAFLGGALLVVLGIVLAANDNQGAGVSMIIVGGLLVLAAPVLAGGLTPVAPGEARVVQFLGRYTGTLRSHGLQWVNPISVRSAVSTRIRNHETGVAKVNDADGNPIEIAAVVVWKVEDTAQATFEVDDFVEFVSIQSETAVRHIANSYPYDAHQEQRASLRDNTQDVAEQLCTEIAARVASAGVTVIESRITHLAYAPEIAQAMLRRQQAGAVVAARKRIVEGAVGMVEMALDRLAEQDVVDLDEERKAAMVSNLMVVLVGDRDTQPVVNTGSLYQ, via the coding sequence ATGGCGGAGAAACGAGCGGACGTGGCGGACGACATCCAGCTGGACATGCCGAAACCGCAGGTCACCGAGCGGGCGGCGCGCTCGGTGAACGGCTTCCCCATGGTCGGGGTGGTGCTGCTGGCCTTCCTCGGCGGTGCGCTGCTGGTCGTGCTGGGCATCGTGCTGGCCGCGAACGACAACCAGGGCGCGGGCGTATCGATGATCATCGTCGGCGGCCTACTGGTGCTGGCCGCACCGGTACTGGCAGGGGGGCTCACTCCGGTCGCGCCCGGTGAGGCGCGCGTGGTGCAGTTCCTCGGCCGCTACACCGGCACCCTGCGCTCGCACGGGCTGCAGTGGGTGAACCCGATCTCGGTACGCAGCGCGGTGTCCACCCGGATCCGCAACCACGAGACCGGCGTGGCCAAGGTGAACGACGCCGACGGCAACCCGATCGAGATCGCCGCCGTGGTGGTGTGGAAGGTCGAGGACACCGCGCAGGCGACGTTCGAGGTGGACGACTTCGTGGAGTTCGTCAGCATCCAGAGCGAGACGGCGGTGCGGCACATCGCCAACAGCTACCCCTACGACGCGCACCAGGAGCAGCGGGCCTCGCTGCGGGACAACACCCAGGACGTCGCCGAGCAGTTGTGCACCGAGATCGCCGCGCGGGTGGCCTCGGCAGGGGTGACCGTGATCGAGTCCAGGATCACGCACCTGGCCTACGCGCCGGAGATCGCCCAGGCGATGCTGCGCAGGCAGCAGGCCGGCGCCGTGGTGGCCGCGCGCAAGCGGATCGTGGAGGGCGCGGTCGGCATGGTGGAGATGGCCCTGGACCGGCTCGCCGAGCAGGACGTGGTGGACCTGGACGAGGAACGCAAGGCCGCCATGGTCAGCAACCTGATGGTCGTGCTGGTCGGTGACCGGGACACGCAACCGGTGGTGAACACCGGCTCGCTCTACCAGTAG
- a CDS encoding peptidoglycan-binding protein, which translates to MRRFLIPVVGVVVGALTALGLPGAAGAAASPLSPVPTVSAASWPLVQDGHQGTNVRTVQHLVTQHGHTTAVDGIFGPNTEREVRAFQQAEGLAVDGIVGPNTWAGLVVPVAEGSTATHAVEAAQEQLNKHGADLPVTGSFDTATGTAVRDFQDEHGIDPTGTVDTATWRELIAGVGAVGGYSLPLDRSAQPRSAYAASHHDYPAIDIPVWSGHSVYAVNGGRAVKIDQGSRGCGNGVQVTGRDGGVYTYCHFRSPAVASGEVEAGQLLGYSGTSGNSSGPHLHLQIKRNGTLVCPQRLLLAIYDGDTVPSIGSLPTSGCTH; encoded by the coding sequence ATGCGACGATTTCTCATTCCGGTCGTTGGCGTTGTGGTCGGCGCGCTGACCGCCCTCGGCCTGCCCGGCGCGGCCGGCGCCGCGGCCTCCCCACTGTCCCCGGTACCCACGGTGTCCGCGGCCTCCTGGCCGCTGGTGCAGGACGGGCACCAGGGCACCAACGTGCGGACCGTGCAGCACCTGGTGACCCAGCACGGCCACACCACCGCCGTCGACGGCATCTTCGGTCCCAACACCGAGCGCGAGGTGCGCGCGTTCCAGCAGGCGGAGGGGCTCGCGGTGGACGGGATCGTCGGCCCGAACACCTGGGCCGGGCTGGTCGTCCCGGTCGCCGAGGGCAGCACGGCGACCCACGCCGTCGAGGCGGCGCAGGAACAGCTGAACAAGCACGGCGCCGACCTGCCCGTGACCGGCAGCTTCGACACGGCGACCGGTACCGCGGTCCGCGACTTCCAGGACGAACACGGGATCGACCCCACCGGCACCGTGGACACCGCCACCTGGCGTGAGCTGATCGCCGGGGTGGGCGCGGTCGGCGGTTACTCGCTGCCGCTGGACCGGAGTGCGCAACCGCGTAGTGCCTACGCCGCCTCGCACCACGACTACCCGGCGATCGACATCCCGGTCTGGAGTGGACACTCGGTGTACGCCGTGAACGGCGGCCGGGCGGTGAAGATCGACCAGGGCTCCCGCGGTTGCGGCAACGGCGTCCAGGTCACCGGGAGGGACGGCGGGGTCTACACCTACTGCCATTTCCGCTCCCCGGCGGTGGCCAGTGGCGAGGTCGAGGCGGGTCAGCTACTCGGGTACTCCGGCACCAGTGGCAACTCCAGCGGGCCGCACCTGCACCTGCAGATCAAGCGGAACGGCACGCTGGTCTGCCCGCAACGGCTGCTGCTGGCCATCTACGACGGCGACACCGTCCCTTCGATCGGTTCCCTCCCCACCTCCGGCTGCACCCACTGA
- a CDS encoding TetR/AcrR family transcriptional regulator, with the protein MTGSTGRRDGRATRWEGQRERRRAEFAEAAITVIERHGPDVLTEQIAAQAGVARPRLYRHFDGKADLQHAVCQRIVQRLMAELAPVWRAGGAPHEIITSAIDTIVRWLGTHRQLYRYLARHSRRDPAGRSDAITDFTGAFAVNLGRLLAGALRATGLEDRGTEPFAFGLVAFVEAAIGRWLAEPEGGTAEQFTADLARSVWRLLDGILGERGLRLDPDRPLPDSAGIDLLDTSAR; encoded by the coding sequence GTGACGGGCAGCACCGGCAGGCGGGACGGCCGGGCCACGCGTTGGGAAGGGCAGCGCGAGCGCAGGCGTGCCGAGTTCGCCGAGGCGGCGATCACGGTGATCGAGCGGCACGGCCCGGACGTGCTCACCGAGCAGATCGCCGCCCAGGCCGGGGTGGCCCGGCCACGGCTGTACCGGCATTTCGACGGCAAGGCGGACCTGCAACACGCGGTGTGCCAGCGCATCGTGCAGCGGCTGATGGCCGAGCTCGCCCCGGTGTGGCGCGCCGGCGGCGCGCCACACGAGATCATCACCTCGGCGATCGACACCATCGTGCGCTGGCTCGGTACCCACCGGCAGCTCTACCGGTACCTGGCGCGGCACTCGCGCAGGGACCCCGCCGGCCGCTCCGACGCGATCACCGACTTCACCGGGGCGTTCGCGGTGAACCTCGGCAGGCTGCTCGCCGGCGCACTGCGCGCGACCGGCCTCGAGGATCGGGGCACGGAACCGTTCGCCTTCGGGCTGGTCGCCTTCGTCGAGGCCGCGATCGGCAGGTGGCTGGCCGAGCCGGAGGGTGGCACGGCCGAGCAGTTCACCGCCGACCTCGCCCGCTCGGTGTGGCGGCTGCTGGACGGCATACTCGGTGAGCGCGGCCTGCGGCTGGACCCGGACCGACCGCTGCCGGACAGCGCCGGAATCGACCTGCTGGACACCAGCGCTCGCTGA
- a CDS encoding SIS domain-containing protein: MVDVARQRIRALMDELDQGCEDAIPAAAELVLNAIESGGVVHAAGAGHSLAMVCETFYRAGGLAAVRPLWEPAVLPLTGALRSTDAEREVGRGRSLVQSAAPAPPDVMVVFSTSGRNPYPVEIAKEARAREVPVIAVTSLPASAKATDRAGSRLADHATIVLDTGVPPGDVVYPSEEPRTCAVSTILGAYLWSMLLERLHDLAAERGVRLPVWTSSNVPGGDERNADLLARYGERIPELATLR; this comes from the coding sequence ATGGTCGACGTAGCTCGTCAACGCATCCGAGCGCTGATGGATGAGCTGGATCAGGGTTGCGAGGACGCGATTCCCGCTGCCGCCGAGCTCGTGCTGAACGCCATCGAGAGCGGCGGGGTGGTGCACGCGGCCGGTGCGGGTCATTCGCTGGCCATGGTGTGCGAGACCTTCTACCGGGCCGGCGGGCTGGCCGCGGTCCGCCCGTTGTGGGAGCCCGCGGTGCTGCCACTGACCGGCGCGCTGCGTAGCACGGATGCCGAGCGGGAGGTGGGCCGCGGGCGGTCGCTGGTGCAGTCGGCCGCGCCGGCGCCGCCGGACGTCATGGTGGTCTTCTCCACCAGTGGCCGTAACCCGTACCCGGTGGAAATCGCCAAGGAGGCGCGGGCAAGGGAGGTACCGGTGATCGCGGTGACCTCACTGCCCGCCTCGGCGAAGGCCACCGACCGCGCGGGCAGCAGGCTGGCCGACCACGCCACGATCGTGCTGGACACCGGGGTGCCGCCCGGTGATGTGGTGTACCCCAGCGAGGAACCGCGCACCTGCGCGGTGTCCACCATCCTCGGCGCCTATCTGTGGTCCATGCTGCTGGAGCGGCTGCACGACCTCGCGGCCGAGCGCGGCGTCCGGCTTCCGGTGTGGACCAGCTCCAACGTACCCGGCGGGGACGAGCGCAACGCGGACCTGCTCGCCCGTTACGGCGAGCGGATCCCGGAGCTGGCCACCCTGCGCTGA
- a CDS encoding SDR family oxidoreductase translates to MTSYFVTGGTGFLGRRLVHRLLTRPDCTRVYVLVRERSRERLAELTEQWPNPERVVPVSGDLTAEGLGVDPASLTEPPEHVVHLGAIYDMTAGREANEAANVTGTRNVLTFAERARARWLHHVSSIAVAGEHEGRFTESDFDLGQRLPSPYHATKFAAEKLVREQDSVPYRIYRPSAVVGDSVTGEMDKVDGPYYFFPAFTRIARLPARLPLVGPELGATNMVPVDYVVEAMERLMHVEAASGATYHLAAPEPQSLNEVYNAFVGAAGGPRIVRTLPLNLSGTLRRAGHALAGRQRPSVRQQALAAALTELGIPAEVLPVLTLPVRFDTTATRAALAGTGIECPPLATYAERVYRYWAEHLDLDRVRRGERKTPLRGRRVMITGASTGIGRATALRVARRGATVLLVARRSDELAAVRDEIHSAGGQAAIHPCDVTDSEAVDAMIKRVLAEHGAVDMLVNNAGRSIRRSVAHSTSRLHDYERTMALNYFAPLRLTFALLPAMIEQRFGHIVNVTTQGLQNHTPRFSAYLASKAALDEFGKVAGRDLLAEGVTFSSVRVPLVRTAMSAPSARVFRRLPSLSPEQAATMIVRALERRPEVVNRPAGTAADLADRLAPHTMRALTHLAAYQAMPETAPDTKHADGRRHPLVAVVATLTRLLWRRL, encoded by the coding sequence ATGACCAGTTACTTCGTCACCGGCGGCACCGGCTTCCTCGGCCGCAGGCTGGTGCACAGGCTGCTGACCAGGCCGGACTGCACCCGGGTGTACGTGCTGGTGCGCGAGCGGTCCAGGGAACGGCTGGCCGAGCTGACCGAGCAGTGGCCGAACCCGGAGCGGGTGGTCCCGGTGTCCGGCGACCTCACCGCGGAGGGGCTGGGCGTCGATCCGGCGAGCCTGACCGAGCCGCCGGAACACGTGGTGCATCTCGGCGCGATCTACGACATGACCGCGGGCCGGGAGGCCAACGAGGCCGCCAATGTCACCGGCACCCGCAACGTGCTCACCTTCGCCGAGCGGGCGCGGGCACGCTGGTTGCACCATGTGTCCTCGATCGCGGTGGCCGGCGAGCACGAGGGCCGGTTCACCGAGTCGGACTTCGACCTCGGCCAGCGGCTGCCCTCGCCGTACCACGCGACCAAGTTCGCCGCGGAGAAACTGGTACGGGAACAGGACTCGGTGCCGTACCGGATCTACCGCCCCTCGGCCGTGGTCGGCGACTCCGTGACCGGCGAGATGGACAAGGTGGACGGGCCTTACTATTTCTTCCCCGCGTTCACCAGGATCGCGCGCCTGCCCGCCCGCCTGCCGCTGGTCGGCCCCGAGCTCGGCGCCACCAACATGGTCCCGGTGGACTACGTGGTCGAGGCCATGGAGCGGCTGATGCACGTCGAGGCCGCCAGCGGGGCGACCTACCACCTCGCCGCGCCCGAACCGCAGTCGTTGAACGAGGTGTACAACGCCTTTGTCGGCGCGGCCGGCGGTCCGCGCATCGTGCGCACGTTGCCGTTGAACCTTTCCGGCACGCTGCGCCGGGCCGGGCACGCGCTCGCCGGGCGGCAGCGACCCTCGGTGCGGCAGCAAGCACTCGCCGCGGCGCTGACCGAACTCGGCATCCCGGCCGAGGTGCTGCCCGTACTCACCCTTCCGGTCCGGTTCGACACCACCGCGACCCGCGCGGCGCTGGCCGGGACGGGCATCGAATGCCCGCCGCTCGCCACCTACGCCGAGCGGGTGTACCGGTACTGGGCCGAACATCTGGACCTCGATCGGGTCCGGCGGGGCGAGCGGAAGACCCCACTGCGTGGCCGGCGGGTGATGATCACCGGCGCGTCCACGGGGATCGGCAGGGCCACCGCGCTGCGCGTGGCGCGGCGGGGCGCCACCGTGCTGCTGGTGGCCAGGCGCTCGGACGAACTGGCCGCGGTGCGCGACGAGATCCACTCGGCGGGTGGGCAGGCCGCGATCCATCCCTGCGACGTGACCGACTCCGAGGCGGTCGACGCGATGATCAAGCGGGTGCTCGCCGAGCACGGTGCGGTGGACATGCTGGTGAACAACGCGGGCCGGTCGATCCGCCGCTCGGTGGCGCACTCCACCAGCAGGCTGCACGACTACGAGCGCACCATGGCGCTGAACTACTTCGCCCCGCTACGGCTGACCTTCGCGCTGCTACCCGCGATGATCGAGCAGCGATTCGGGCATATCGTCAATGTCACCACGCAGGGCCTGCAGAACCACACCCCGCGGTTCTCCGCGTACCTGGCCTCGAAGGCCGCGTTGGACGAGTTCGGCAAGGTGGCCGGAAGGGACCTGCTGGCCGAGGGCGTGACGTTCAGTTCGGTCCGGGTGCCGCTGGTACGTACCGCGATGAGCGCACCGAGCGCGAGGGTGTTCCGCAGGCTGCCCTCGCTCAGCCCGGAGCAGGCCGCGACGATGATCGTGCGGGCACTGGAACGCAGGCCCGAGGTGGTCAACCGGCCCGCGGGAACCGCGGCCGACCTCGCCGACCGGCTGGCCCCGCACACCATGCGCGCGCTCACTCATCTGGCGGCATACCAGGCAATGCCGGAAACCGCGCCGGACACCAAGCACGCCGATGGGCGCAGGCACCCCCTTGTCGCCGTCGTCGCCACCCTGACCCGCCTGCTCTGGCGCCGGCTATGA